Sequence from the Parvicella tangerina genome:
ACCCGTATAAACGCTATCTTGAGAATCAACTCCGTAAACATTTTGATCTTACAGGAGTGCCCATTCGTTTGTTTTTCAGGAAGAAGTAATTTTGTCGGGCTTAAAATAGAGCAATAGTCCAACAGCAATCAGGTTAATCAAACCAAAGGTGTGATAGTCATCGAGTAAGTCAGTGGCGTAGTTCCCAATAATATCTCTTCCTTGGATAGTGAAGAGGAGTAAAATGAGAAGAGAAAAAAAACTGATGATTTTGAACAGTTGATTCCCATTCCAATTTTTCTCAAACCCTTTCAGAAACAGTGCTAAGAAGTATGTTCCGGCTGGCACAAAGAATAGCATTGCATATTTTTGTTGATGAGGGAAGATTAAAGCAATAGCGATGAACAGATAGGCGATCTCCCAAAAGAAAAAAATCGTTGGATTTTGTTTCCTTTTATGTGTGGAAAATGCAAAATAGGCGATGAGCACTGCTAACAACAATCTTGTTGTCAAAAGAAAGTAGCTGAGTGCCTGATTACTTAATGGGATGATTTGTCTGGGACGATCAGTTGGAGGTTCTTGATCGTTTCCTTCAAAGTCAAAGAAATAGGCAGGGAGTATAGCGTTTAAAGAGTAGGTGCCATTATCAAACTCAAATACGTATTTGTCCCGTGAGGGGTTAATCGTTTCTTCCCAGTTTTCTAATAAATTAATGTTGTTTTCAACTCCTATTGCAAAGCTCGGTAGTAATAAGCAAAGAGGAATAGCTAATCCTCCGATTACTAGAGACTTCCATTCTTTCTTTAGTAGTAGATAAAAAAGGGCAAGCACAGGAATAATCTTGATCACCGTACCGATGCCGAGTAATATGCCTCCAACTACTTTTCTGTTCTGTATGCGCGTTTGGTATAAGCCTTCAAAGATGAACCATAAAATAAGGATAGTTATTTGTCCGAGGCTCACATTATGAAGCACCATTCCAAAACTGAGTAGAATTCCTCCTGAAATTAGAATAAGTTGATGTTTTTTGGAAAGAGAAAAATGGGGTAGGATAGCCTTTACAAATAGATGAACAACCCGAATGAAGATCAACATATTAAATACACCCCAAAGTGCTTTTCCAAATGTGCCAAATAGTGTGAATGGCCACAAAAGGAAAGCGAAA
This genomic interval carries:
- a CDS encoding glycosyltransferase family 87 protein, with the protein product MTTWFTNKNMSSKSFILGVVISILLMVFAGIKCYHEGMDADVYLYASKQLFSGENIYDNNPFNYYLYSPFFAFLLWPFTLFGTFGKALWGVFNMLIFIRVVHLFVKAILPHFSLSKKHQLILISGGILLSFGMVLHNVSLGQITILILWFIFEGLYQTRIQNRKVVGGILLGIGTVIKIIPVLALFYLLLKKEWKSLVIGGLAIPLCLLLPSFAIGVENNINLLENWEETINPSRDKYVFEFDNGTYSLNAILPAYFFDFEGNDQEPPTDRPRQIIPLSNQALSYFLLTTRLLLAVLIAYFAFSTHKRKQNPTIFFFWEIAYLFIAIALIFPHQQKYAMLFFVPAGTYFLALFLKGFEKNWNGNQLFKIISFFSLLILLLFTIQGRDIIGNYATDLLDDYHTFGLINLIAVGLLLYFKPDKITSS